The window CGCCGCGCCAACTCGCGGCCCAGTTCGCCCGCGCCGACGATCAGCACGCGCGAGCTGATCACGCCGCGCCGCGTCAGGGTCACCAGCACCTGGCGGAAGATCACCCGCGAGAGCCACAGCATCACGCCGGAAAGCGCGAAGAACAGGGCGTAGACCACGCGCGAGGGGCGATACTCGGCGATAAAAAACGTGACCACGATAAACAGCAACATCGCCAGGATGTGCGCGCGCAATACGCGGAACACCTCACGCGTCAGGCTCGGGGTCTCGGCGGGCTGGTAGATGTTGACCCACCAGAAGACCGCGGGCCAGACCAGGGCCACGGCGAGGGTCAGCGGCAGGAACTTGTCCAGCCGCGGCACGTGCGGCGGGGGGAGTACTCCGGCCAGCAAATTAAAGCGGATGTAGTAGCTGGCGATCCACAGCAGCACCAGCAACAGCAGGTCGCTGACGAACTTAATCGACAGCAGAAACTGACGCTCGCGACGAATCACTGTGCCAGCTCCATATAAACCTCGCGCGTGCGGCGCGCCACGTCGTCCCAGCTAAACTGCGCCGCGCGTTGCAGGCTGTATTCCACCTGTTGCCGGTAGTACTCGCCATCGCCCAGCAAGTGCTCGATGGCCGCGGCCAGCGCGGCCGCGTCGTGGGCCCCGACCTTGATCCCCTGCTCGCCGACCACCTCGGGCAGGCTCGAGCTGTCCGAGACGATCGCCGGGGTGCCGCAGGCCATCGCCTCCAGCGGCGGCAGGCCGAAGCCCTCGTAGAGGCTGGGGAACAGAAACACGTCGGTCAGATTGTACAACATCGGCAGCCGTTCCCAGCCCACGTAGCCGATGAACTTCACGTGTTCGCCCAAGCCCAGCTGCTCGTGGCGCTGGAAGATCTGCTCGTAGTTCCAGCCCGGCTCGCCGGCGATCACCAACTTGTGCGAGTCAAAGCCCGCGTCGAGCAGCAGCCGAAACGCGTCGAGCAGCAGGCCGATGTTCTTGCGCGGCTCGAGCGTGCCGACGAACAGGCAGAAGCGCTCGGGCAGCCCCAGCTCAAGGCGCAGGCGTTCAAGCCCCTCGCGGTCGTCGATCGGCTGGAACACGTCGCCGGGCGCGCCGTAGATCACGTGCACCTTCTCCGGCGGCAGGCCGATGTGGCGCACGATGTCGGCCTTGGTGTGCTCGCTTACCGCGATCACGCCCCGCGCCTTGCGCGCCGCGGCCGGCACCAGGCGCTGGATGATGTTGTTGGCCCGCTTGTGCACGCGCGGCATCAGCGCCGAGGAGATGTCGTAGATCGTGGTTACGCTCGGCGTGCGTCCCCACAGCGGCACGATGAAGTTGGTGCCGTGAAACAGGTCCACGCCATCGCGTTTGAGGGTCCGCGGCAGCCGGGTTTGCAGCCAAAGGTTGCTGATCGGCATCGGCTGCACTCGCTGCACGAAGTTTGGCTGGTCCACGAAGCTCAGGTCGATCGGTCGGTTGGAATACAGGTAGTACAGGTTCTCGCGGTCGATGCGCGCCAAAGAACGGATCAGGCTGTAGGTCCAAAAGCCCACCCCGCTTTTATTGCCGTCGCACGGACGCGCGTCGATACCGATCTTCAGCGTCATCTCATCCCTGTGATCATCGGTAAATGCTGATTATCGGCCTCAGCTCGATTTTTTCAAGTTGGACGAGCCGCGTTCGCCGCGCGACTCAACCCCCAGCAGGGCGATCATCGTGGCGATCAGCACGCTGTCGCTGTAGTAGTCGAAGCTCAGCACGTCGAAGGTGTTGGTGATCAGGTAGACGAACAGCGCGCCGAGCAGAGCCACGTGACGCGGCTCGAACAGCGGCCTGCGCCACATGCGCCAAGCCAGCCGCGCCAGGGCCGCGAAAAACAGCAGCAGCGTCAGGCCGCCGGCCACCCCGCCCTCGGCGAGAAAGTTGAGCAGCAGGTTGTGCGGCCGGTAGATGCCTTTACTAATGTACAAATCGTAGTTAAAGCGCTGCAACTCGCTATGGAACAGCATGCGGTAGTTGTCCGGCCCCACCCCGAGCCAGGGGTGCCGCAGAAACAGCCGCCAGGCCGCCTTCCACAGCTGCACGCGGGAGAACAGACTGCCGCCGGTCTCGAAGGTCATCGGGCTGGCGTCAGGCGAGCGCAGCTCGAAGCGTCCGGCCCACGCCGCGTCCTGCGCCGTGGGGCTCAACCCCTGATCGCCGCGCAGCTCGATATCGCGTAACGCCAGCTTGCGCTCAAGACTCAACGCCAGCCGATCCGCGTCGGCCCGTGCCTCATGCTCGATCCCGCCGTTGCTCGCCAGCGCCAGCAACTCGCCGAAGTTGGAGCCGATGCGCGCGAAGAAACCCAGGTTGATCAGCAGCAACGCCGCAAGCACCGCCGCGGTCCAGCCCAGTTGCCGACGCAGCCCAACCGCGGCGCTGATGGTCGAGCGAAAGCGCGCCAACCCGATCAGTCCGCACAGCGCCAGGCTGATCAGTAGCGTGGCGAACGCGCCGCGGCTGAAGGTCAGCGTCAGCACGTAGAGGCAGAATCCGAGCCCGATCAGCCGGAATGGCGTGCGCTGCCTGGCTCGCTCGTCGCCGATTAAATAGAGAATGAAGAAAATGACCATCACCAGGAAGTAGGCCAGGCTGTTGCAGTAGACGAACACGCTCGAGGCGCGCACGATCAGCCGCTGGTCCTCCCAAAAAGCGCCGGAGGAGTAGCTGAGGTTGGCCGAGATGTCGGTGCCGATGAAGCGGCTGGACTTGAACAGCGCGAAGAATCCGTTGAGGTTCTCGTAAAAAAAGTGCTCGACCAGGCCCAGCGCTGCGATCACCAGGGTCGCGCCGAACAGCGTACGCAGAGCCAGCCGCCGGACGCGGCCGTCGCGAAACAAGTCGGACAGCGCCACGGTCAACGCCATCACCGCGAAGTAGCGCACCGTGTACTTCAACGCCAGGTCGCGGTGATAATCGCCGGCCAGGCTCGAGGCGGCCATCGCCAGTCCGACCAGCAGCAGCGCCGCGGCCATCGGTCGATCGACGCACGGCAGTCGTCGTTCGTAGAGCAGCTTCAGCGCGTAGAGTCCGACCACCAGGCCGATGATCAGCTCGGAGTCGGTCAGCCGCACCGGCCCCACCGGCAACAGCTCGAACTCCCACCACGACAGGCCGTAGAGCAAAATCAGCGCCGCGCCCAGCGCCCGGCGCAGAGCCCGCCCGCCGCGGTTCGTTCTGTGGACCCTCTGGTAGTCCGTGGGCATCTTCTCCTTGATCAGACCGGCAGCGGCGTTCTACTGCGGTCGAGAAACGCCGTCCAGACCTGCTCCACGTGCTGCGCCATCTCGTCCTTGAACCGCTCGCGGTTGAACGAAGTCGCGTGCTTGCGGATCGCCTGCGGATCGAATCGCCCCTCATGGGCCTCGAAATAACGCAGAGCTCGTACCAGGTGCTCGCTGCTCTGCTCGGCAAAGAACAACCCGGTGATCGCGTCCGTTTCGCCCTCAAGGGGATCGGGCCGGCCTGGAGCCGGCACGTGCCGGCCCAGGATCGTCTCCAGGGCTCCGCCGCGGCCAAAGGCGATCACCGGCCGGCCCGAGGCCTGGGCCTCGAGCGGAGTAATGCCGAAATCCTCTTCGCCGGGGAAGATGAACGCACGGCAGCCCGCGTAGAGCTCGCGGATCTGTTCGTCTTCCTGCCAGCCGAGCATCTCGACGTTGGGCTTGGCGATCCGCCGCAGCTTCTCCAGGTCCTCGCCGATGCCGACGATCTTCAGCGGCCAGCCCAGTTCGTTGAAGGCCTCGATCGCCAGGTCGATCCGCTTGTAGGGCGTGAGCGCCGAGACCATCAGGAAGTAGTCGCCGCGTTCGCCGCCGATGTCGAACATCTCGGTGTCGACCGGCGGGTTGATCACGACCGAGGGCCGGTCGTAGTGCTTCTGGATTCGCCGCGCCACGTGCTTGGAGTTGGCGATGAAATCGTCCACCCGATGGGCCGAGGCCACGTCCCACATCCGCAGGTAGTTGCTGATCGGCGGAATCACCAACCGCCGCAATCCGCGGACCCGCTCGGGCCCGAAGTAGACGTCGTACATCTCCCAAACGTAGCGCATCGGGGTGTGGATGTAGCTTACGTGCAACGTGCTGGGCTGCGTGATGATCCCCTTGGCCACGCAATGGCTGGTCGAAATCACCAAGTCGTAGCCGCGCATGTCGAACTGCTCGATCGCCACGGGAAACAGCGGCAGAAAGTTGCGGTAGTAGCGCGCGGCCCGCGGCATGCGCTGGATGAAACTGGTCTTGATTTTGTGGCGTTCGATGGTCGGGCTGACCTTGCCCTTGACGTGCAGCAGGGTCAGCAGGTCGGCATCGGGCCACAGCTCGCACAGGCATTCGAGCACCTTCTCGCCGCCGCGCATGCCGGTCAACCAGTCGTGAACCAGTGCGATTTTCACGTTCTTGTTCATGATTGTGCCATCTGTTTGTAGATCTCCAACGTACTTTGCGCGCACTTGCGCCAGCTGAACTCGCGGCTGCGTTCCAATCCCCTGTTGCGCAGATCCGCGGCCAGTTCTCTATCGGACAACGCGCGCTGGATCTGTAGGGCCATATCGTCGACGTCGTTGGGGTCGACCAGCAGCGCCGCGTCGCCCACCACCTCGGGCATGCTGGTTGTGTTGGAGCTGACCACCGGCACGCCGCAGCTCATCGCCTCGAGCAGCGGCAGGCCGAAGCCCTCGAACAGGCTGGGGAAGACGAACAGCTCGGCGCAATTGTAGAGCAGCGGAAGCTGCTGCTGGGGCAGCGATTCAATGAAGCGCACGCGCGCGGTAAGCCCCGAGCGTTCGACCTGGCTGAAGATCTCGTCGAAGATCCAGCCGCGTTCGCCGCAGATCACCAAGTCGTGCTCCACGGCCTTGCGCTGCACCAGCTCGGCGTAGGCGCGCACCAGGCCGGTCACGTTCTTGCGCGGCTGCAGCGTTCCCACGAACAGGATGTAGCGCTGGGGCAAATCGTGCTGCCTACGGAAGTCGGAGAGCAGCTTCTGGTCCTGAATTACGCGGAACTCGCCGTCAATCCCGTTGTACACGACGCTGACCTTGTCCGGGTCCGCGCCGGTGATCTCGAGCACCTCCTGCCGCGTGTATTCCGAGACCGCGATCACGCGGTCGGCGCGCCGAATCGAGCGCGGCGAGACCAGGCTCTTGTAGATCCGGCGGCTGCGCGTGTACGCCTCGGGGTGGCGGAAAAATGCCAGGTCGTGGACCGTGATCGCTGTGGGCACCGGTTTGCCAATCATGCTCAGCGTGTGGTCGATGTAGTGGAACACGTCGAGCTTGCTGCGGCGCGCGCGGCCGGGCAGCCCCAGTTGCTCCCAGAGGATGCGCCGCGGGTTCGAGCCCTTTGCGCCGTATTGATCGAGCTCGACGTTGGGCCCCGCGAGCCACGGCTCGCCCGCGTAGCACCCGGCGTCGCTGTGAAAGAACAGCACGTAACGATTGTCGCGGTCGATCTCGAGCAGGCCGCGCACCAGGTTGTAGGCGTAGCAGCCCACGCCGGTGGTGCGCTCGAGCACCTTCTCGGAGTTGAGCCCGATACGCATCAGCCGACCGCGCCTCCCGGACCGAAAAAACGCTCGACCTGCCCTTGGGCGTAGTCCGCAAACTCGCGCTTGAAGCGCTCGCGGTTGAAGCGCTGGGCGCGCTCGCGGATCACGGCCGGGTCGAAGCGCTCGACGTTGCCCTCGAAAAAGCGCACCGCCTCGATCAGCGATTGCACCGACTGCTCGGCAAAGAACACGCCGGTGCGGTCGCCGCGCGCCAACTGCTCCACGGCGCGGTCCGGGTCGCCCGTGAGGTGCACGCCGTTGACGCTCTCGATCACTCCGCCGCGGCCGTAGGCGATCACCGGCTTGCCCGAGGCCTGGGCCTCCACCGGCGCGATGCCGAAGTCCTCCTCCGCGGGGAAGACAAAGGCCCGGCAGCGCGAGTAGATCTCGGCCACCGCCTCGTCGGGTTGCCAGCCGAGGAACTCGATGTTGTCCGCGGCCATTTTACGCAGCCGCCGCGCGTCGGGCCCCACGCCCACCAGCTTCAGCGGCAGGCCCAGGCGGTTGAAGGCCTCGATCGCCAGGTCGATCCGCTTGTAGGGGGCGAAGGCCGAGACGATCAGGTAGTAGCCCTCGTCGCGTTGACCCTCGCCGAACAGGTCGGTGGAGACCGGCGGGTGGATCACGTCCGACCCGCAGCGGTAGTGCTTGTAGATCCGCCGCCGGATGTGCTCGGAGATCGAGACGAAGCGGTTGACGCGGTTGCACGACAGCGCGTCCCACATCCGCAGGTAGTTCAGGAAGAACGGGATCACCGGCCGGGTCAGCCAGTGCCGGCCCTGGCCGAAGTAGATGTGGCTCATGTCCCAGACGTAGCGCATCGGCGTGTAGCAGTAGCACAGGTGGAGCTGGTCGGGCCGCGAGCGCACGCCCTTGGCCACGCAGTGGCTCGAGGAGACCACCAGGTCGTAGTCGCTCAGGTCGAAACGTTCCATGGCCGTGGGGAACAGCGGCAGGTACGAGCGGTACCACCAGCGGGCCATCGGCAGGCGCTGGACGACGCTGGTGAAAATCCGGTGGCGCTCGATGGTCGGGCTGACCGAGCCGGGCAGGTGCAGCAGCGTGTACAGGTCGGCCTCGGGCCACAGCTCGCAGAAGACCTCGAGGCACTTCTCGCCGCCGCGCATTCCGGTGAGCCAGTCGTGGATGATCGCAACCCTCATCTGCCCAGCTCCTCGATGCGCCGCTGTACGGAATCGCCGATCTGCTCGACCCGGCGCTCCCAGTCGTTGTCGCGCGCCACGTTGATGCGTTTCTCGATCAGGTCTTGGCGGCCGGCGTCCTGCAAGCTGTGTTCGATCATCTCGACGAACTGCTCGTGATTCGCGGCGATCCGGCACAGGTCCGGGTCGCGGCCGAACTCGGCCAGAGCGTCCAGCGCCGTGCTGACCACCGGCTTGCCCAGGGCCAGGTATTCGAAGAACTTCATTGGGAAGCTCGACTGGGTGCTCTCGGAGACGCGGAACGGAATCAGCGCCACGTCGAACGCCGCCACATAACGCGGCAGCCGCTCGTAGTCGATCCGGCCCAGCAGGTGGACGTTGGGCAGGCTCTGAAGCAATCGGGTGTCGGTGCCCGGGTCGCCCCAGCCCGTGGGACCGACCAGCACCAGCGACCACTGCGGTCGGCTGCGCGCCACATGCAGCAGCAACTCCAGGTCGGTCTTATAGGAGCTGATGTTGCCCTGATAGCCGATGATCGGTCCGGAAATCTGCGCCAGTTCATCCGGCGGCCCGTCCGCGCTTTTACTATCCTCGATAAAGTGCCCGACGTTGGCCACGTTGCCGTAAAGCTCGGTATGCGGGTTGTAGACGGACTTGTCGCGGTAGAGCTTGGGGCTGGTGACGAACGCCATGTCGGCCTGCCCGAGCATCCGGCGCTCCATCTCGATGATCCGTTCGCGGGGCACCCCGGGGTTGGCCGAGTAGTCGTCCACGCAGTGGTAGATCACCAGTTTCTCGTCCAGGCCGCCGACCAGCGAGACGGCCGTGGGCAGGAAGGCCCAGAGGATCGGCCGCTGCAACCCCAGGCGTCGCTGGTAGCGGCGCAGAGTCGTGCGCAGGGCCCAGCGGTTGAAGGCGCGCGCCACGGGCGACTCGTAGAACGGCAGGGAAATCGGGTCGTAGACCCACAGCGAGTCCTCGACCCGGCGTACCCCCCGAAACCACGAGCGCAGCCGTTTGAAAACCTGTTTGAGGTCGCGTTTCTTGGCCATCGACGGCGCGCGCAGGCCCATGTTGTTGATGTAGAACACCCTGTTTTCACGGGCCAGCCTGCTCATCAGGTGCTGGGAATTGACCCACATCGCCTCCCAGTTGCTGCTGGCGATACAGATGATGTTCTGGCCCTTTAGCATCACTGCTCCGGGTCGATGGCTGCTGCGGTTCGTCGGTCGATCAGGGGGTCATTATAGGGGCGGTTGTGGAGGCTGTCCACGGAGCGGCTCCGCAGATTTATTGGCTTTTTTCCAAAGCTCCTCGTAGAGGTCCATGTAGCCGCCGACCATCCGCTGCAGGGTAAAACTCTCGCCGACCTTGGCCCGCCCCCGCTTTGACATCGCGTGGCGGCGATCGGGGTCGGCCAGCAACGCGGCGATGGTCTCGGCCACGGTGCGGTGGTCGTCGAAGTCCAGCAGCAGGCCGTCTACATCCTGGTCCACCACCTCGGCGGATTGCGGCAGGTAGTGGCAGACTGCGGGGCAGCCCGCGGCCAGCGCCTCGATCACCGCCGTGGGCAAACCCTCGCGGCGGCTGGGGAGCACGAACAGGTCCGAGGCCGCCAGCAGATCGTGAACGTCGTT of the Candidatus Alcyoniella australis genome contains:
- a CDS encoding glycosyltransferase; translation: MNKNVKIALVHDWLTGMRGGEKVLECLCELWPDADLLTLLHVKGKVSPTIERHKIKTSFIQRMPRAARYYRNFLPLFPVAIEQFDMRGYDLVISTSHCVAKGIITQPSTLHVSYIHTPMRYVWEMYDVYFGPERVRGLRRLVIPPISNYLRMWDVASAHRVDDFIANSKHVARRIQKHYDRPSVVINPPVDTEMFDIGGERGDYFLMVSALTPYKRIDLAIEAFNELGWPLKIVGIGEDLEKLRRIAKPNVEMLGWQEDEQIRELYAGCRAFIFPGEEDFGITPLEAQASGRPVIAFGRGGALETILGRHVPAPGRPDPLEGETDAITGLFFAEQSSEHLVRALRYFEAHEGRFDPQAIRKHATSFNRERFKDEMAQHVEQVWTAFLDRSRTPLPV
- a CDS encoding glycosyltransferase family 1 protein; the protein is MTLKIGIDARPCDGNKSGVGFWTYSLIRSLARIDRENLYYLYSNRPIDLSFVDQPNFVQRVQPMPISNLWLQTRLPRTLKRDGVDLFHGTNFIVPLWGRTPSVTTIYDISSALMPRVHKRANNIIQRLVPAAARKARGVIAVSEHTKADIVRHIGLPPEKVHVIYGAPGDVFQPIDDREGLERLRLELGLPERFCLFVGTLEPRKNIGLLLDAFRLLLDAGFDSHKLVIAGEPGWNYEQIFQRHEQLGLGEHVKFIGYVGWERLPMLYNLTDVFLFPSLYEGFGLPPLEAMACGTPAIVSDSSSLPEVVGEQGIKVGAHDAAALAAAIEHLLGDGEYYRQQVEYSLQRAAQFSWDDVARRTREVYMELAQ
- a CDS encoding O-antigen ligase family protein — protein: MPTDYQRVHRTNRGGRALRRALGAALILLYGLSWWEFELLPVGPVRLTDSELIIGLVVGLYALKLLYERRLPCVDRPMAAALLLVGLAMAASSLAGDYHRDLALKYTVRYFAVMALTVALSDLFRDGRVRRLALRTLFGATLVIAALGLVEHFFYENLNGFFALFKSSRFIGTDISANLSYSSGAFWEDQRLIVRASSVFVYCNSLAYFLVMVIFFILYLIGDERARQRTPFRLIGLGFCLYVLTLTFSRGAFATLLISLALCGLIGLARFRSTISAAVGLRRQLGWTAAVLAALLLINLGFFARIGSNFGELLALASNGGIEHEARADADRLALSLERKLALRDIELRGDQGLSPTAQDAAWAGRFELRSPDASPMTFETGGSLFSRVQLWKAAWRLFLRHPWLGVGPDNYRMLFHSELQRFNYDLYISKGIYRPHNLLLNFLAEGGVAGGLTLLLFFAALARLAWRMWRRPLFEPRHVALLGALFVYLITNTFDVLSFDYYSDSVLIATMIALLGVESRGERGSSNLKKSS
- a CDS encoding glycosyltransferase, with product MRVAIIHDWLTGMRGGEKCLEVFCELWPEADLYTLLHLPGSVSPTIERHRIFTSVVQRLPMARWWYRSYLPLFPTAMERFDLSDYDLVVSSSHCVAKGVRSRPDQLHLCYCYTPMRYVWDMSHIYFGQGRHWLTRPVIPFFLNYLRMWDALSCNRVNRFVSISEHIRRRIYKHYRCGSDVIHPPVSTDLFGEGQRDEGYYLIVSAFAPYKRIDLAIEAFNRLGLPLKLVGVGPDARRLRKMAADNIEFLGWQPDEAVAEIYSRCRAFVFPAEEDFGIAPVEAQASGKPVIAYGRGGVIESVNGVHLTGDPDRAVEQLARGDRTGVFFAEQSVQSLIEAVRFFEGNVERFDPAVIRERAQRFNRERFKREFADYAQGQVERFFGPGGAVG
- a CDS encoding glycosyltransferase, whose amino-acid sequence is MLKGQNIICIASSNWEAMWVNSQHLMSRLARENRVFYINNMGLRAPSMAKKRDLKQVFKRLRSWFRGVRRVEDSLWVYDPISLPFYESPVARAFNRWALRTTLRRYQRRLGLQRPILWAFLPTAVSLVGGLDEKLVIYHCVDDYSANPGVPRERIIEMERRMLGQADMAFVTSPKLYRDKSVYNPHTELYGNVANVGHFIEDSKSADGPPDELAQISGPIIGYQGNISSYKTDLELLLHVARSRPQWSLVLVGPTGWGDPGTDTRLLQSLPNVHLLGRIDYERLPRYVAAFDVALIPFRVSESTQSSFPMKFFEYLALGKPVVSTALDALAEFGRDPDLCRIAANHEQFVEMIEHSLQDAGRQDLIEKRINVARDNDWERRVEQIGDSVQRRIEELGR
- a CDS encoding glycosyltransferase family 1 protein; this translates as MRIGLNSEKVLERTTGVGCYAYNLVRGLLEIDRDNRYVLFFHSDAGCYAGEPWLAGPNVELDQYGAKGSNPRRILWEQLGLPGRARRSKLDVFHYIDHTLSMIGKPVPTAITVHDLAFFRHPEAYTRSRRIYKSLVSPRSIRRADRVIAVSEYTRQEVLEITGADPDKVSVVYNGIDGEFRVIQDQKLLSDFRRQHDLPQRYILFVGTLQPRKNVTGLVRAYAELVQRKAVEHDLVICGERGWIFDEIFSQVERSGLTARVRFIESLPQQQLPLLYNCAELFVFPSLFEGFGLPLLEAMSCGVPVVSSNTTSMPEVVGDAALLVDPNDVDDMALQIQRALSDRELAADLRNRGLERSREFSWRKCAQSTLEIYKQMAQS